In the Puntigrus tetrazona isolate hp1 chromosome 9, ASM1883169v1, whole genome shotgun sequence genome, one interval contains:
- the LOC122352034 gene encoding LOW QUALITY PROTEIN: calcium/calmodulin-dependent 3',5'-cyclic nucleotide phosphodiesterase 1A-like (The sequence of the model RefSeq protein was modified relative to this genomic sequence to represent the inferred CDS: inserted 1 base in 1 codon) produces the protein MDALANDTDGLENSLKYSKCDQTEKMWIRLKGMQKYKSTSQRLRCLVKQLDKGEVNVVDLRKNIEYAASVLEAVYIDETRRLLDTEDELSDIQADSVPMEVRDWLASTFTRKMGVVRRRPEEKPRFRSIVHAVQAGIFVERMYRRTSNMAGLTYPPSVITALKDVDKWSFDVFTLQEASSEHALKFLVYELLTRYDLISRFRIPVSSLVSFVEALEIGYSKHRNPYHNLIHAADVTQTAHYLMLHTGIMHWLTELEILAMVFAAAIHDFEHTGTTNNFHIQTRSEVAILYNDRSVLENHHVSAAYRLMQEDEMNILVNLSKDDWRELRTLVIEMVMSTDMSCHFQQIKTMRNTLQQPEGIDKAKALSLMLXAADISHPAKGWKLHYRWTQALMEEFFRQGDKEAELGLPFSPLCDRKATMIAQSQIGFIDFIVEPTFSVLVDTTEKIISPLIEEAVKSGGVRRSSLTGRGSAAVVESVQRHSGRGSNDEQGGTTDYSLCGIDLKRVRHLLSEIIQNNKERWKELSVQELANKQHERMSDLEEEPMRNTQVTLSRSSPARGSHDSESKSLNELNNTDSTHSSQDSLDQSSQSPTEGPGEGSPEEHSSETLPWNGKSA, from the exons ATTGAGATGTCTGGTGAAGCAGCTGGATAAGGGGGAGGTGAACGTCGTAGATCTGAGGAAAAACATCGAATATGCCGCGTCGGTTCTGGAAGCAGTGTACATTGACGAAACTAG GCGGCTTCTGGACACAGAGGATGAGCTCAGTGATATCCAGGCAGACTCTGTGCCCATGGAGGTGCGAGATTGGCTGGCCTCCACCTTCACCAGGAAGATGGGAGTGGTGCGCAGACGGCCGGAAGAAAAGCCCCGGTTCCGCAGCATCGTTCACGCCGTTCAGGCTGGGATCTTTGTTGAACG aatGTACAGAAGAACATCCAACATGGCAGGGTTGACCTATCCACCATCTGTGATTACTGCTCTAAAG GATGTTGATAAATGGTCATTTGACGTCTTCACGCTTCAAGAGGCGAGTAGTGAACACGCTCTGAAGTTCCTGGTGTATGAACTTCTCACCAGATATGACCTGATCAGCCGCTTCAG A ATACCAGTGTCCTCCTTGGTGTCATTTGTGGAAGCTCTGGAAATCGGCTACAGCAAGCACAGAAACCCTTATCACAATCTGATCCACGCTGCCGATGTCACGCAGACAGCACACTATCTGATGCTACACACTGGCATTATG CACTGGCTCACTGAACTGGAAATATTGGCCATGGTGTTTGCCGCTGCTATCCACGACTTTGAACACACTGGAACCACCAATAACTTCCACATCCAGACCAG ATCGGAAGTAGCCATCCTCTACAACGATCGCTCGGTTCTGGAAAACCACCACGTGAGCGCAGCCTACAGACTCATGCAGGAAGATGAGATGAACATCCTGGTCAACCTCTCCAAGGATGACTGGAG AGAGCTGCGTACGCTGGTGATCGAGATGGTCATGAGCACAGATATGTCCTGCCATTTCCAGCAGATCAAGACGATGAGGAACACTCTGCAGCAGCCCGAGGG AATAGACAAGGCTAAAGCGCTGTCCCTGATGC CTGCGGCTGATATCAGCCATCCCGCTAAGGGCTGGAAACTGCACTACCGCTGGACACAAGCGCTCATGGAGGAGTTCTTCAGACAG GGTGACAAGGAGGCAGAACTAGGGCTGCCATTCTCTCCACTGTGTGACCGGAAAGCTACCATGATTGCCCAGTCTCAGATAG GGTTCATCGATTTCATCGTGGAGCCTACGTTCTCTGTTCTGGTCGACACGACAGAGAAGATCATTAGTCCTCTCATAGAGGAAGCTGTCAAATCTGGGGGTGTGCGCAGGTCAAG TTTGACAGGTCGGGGCTCGGCTGCGGTGGTGGAGTCAGTGCAGAGACACAGCGGTCGGGGTTCGAATGACGAGCAGGGGGGCACTACAGATTACTCACTGTGCGGCATCGACCTAAAACGAGTCCGACACCTGCTCTCTGAGATCATCCAGAACAACAAGGAGCGCTGGAAAGAGCTGTCTGTGCAAG AGTTGGCCAACAAACAACACGAGAGAATGTCAGACCTGGAAGAGGAGCCCATGAGGAACACACAAGTCACACTGTCCCGCAGCAGTCCAGCCAGAGGGAGTCACGACTCAGAGTCCAAGTCCCTGAACGAACTCAACAATACGGACTCCACTCACTCTTCCCAGGACTCTCTGGACCAGAGCTCCCAGTCCCCGACGGAGGGGCCCGGCGAAGGCTCCCCAGAGGAGCACAGCTCAGAAACTCTGCCTTGGAATGGCAAAAGCGCCTAA